Proteins from a single region of Apium graveolens cultivar Ventura chromosome 7, ASM990537v1, whole genome shotgun sequence:
- the LOC141675104 gene encoding non-classical arabinogalactan protein 30-like: MGLLHLALIFSSLVLVLGTAPGHKTNTIAQPPTAFAPAPAPHHHKGGGHHHHKHAPTPAPAHSPIKPPTQAPSPAPVKPPVQAPVKAPSHAPTPLPARKLVSVQGVVYCKPCNYTGVETLLGATPLLGAVVKLQCNNTKYPLVVQGKTDKNGYFTVNAPKTITTYGVHKCRVFVVSSPEKKCDKPTNLRYGVKGAILERSTKPPVSTKTPSTFDMFNVGPFAFEPSTKKPCSTH, encoded by the exons ATGGGGCTCTtgcatcttgcactcattttcTCTAGTCTGGTCCTTGTTCTTGGCACAGCCCCAGGTCACAAGACAAACACAATAGCTCAGCCTCCCACTGCATTTGCTCCAGCTCCTGCTCCTCACCACCATAAGGGCGGTGGCCACCACCACCACAAACACGCACCTACCCCTGCTCCTGCTCATTCCCCTATCAAGCCACCCACTCAAGCCCCGTCTCCTGCTCCTGTCAAGCCCCCAGTTCAGGCTCCAGTGAAAGCCCCATCTCACGCCCCCACTCCTCTCCCAGCCAGGAAGCTTGTATCTGTACAAGGTGTGGTCTACTGCAAGCCCTGCAACTATACTGGCGTTGAAACTCTCCTAGGAGCTACTCCTCTCCTTG GTGCTGTGGTGAAGCTACAATGTAACAACACAAAGTACCCACTAGTAGTCCAAGGCAAGACGGACAAAAATGGCTACTTCACAGTAAACGCTCCCAAGACAATAACTACATATGGAGTTCACAAGTGCAGAGTGTTTGTGGTTTCATCACCTGAGAAAAAGTGTGACAAGCCAACTAATCTGCGTTACGGAGTCAAGGGTGCAATCTTGGAAAGATCAACGAAGCCACCAGTGTCTACAAAGACTCCTTCTACTTTTGATATGTTCAATGTTGGTCCTTTCGCTTTTGAGCCTTCTACTAAGAAACCATGCTCTACTCATTAG